The nucleotide window TGGCACGTCACGTCCACGGCGCCCTGGTTGATGACCCAAGCGCCCAGGAAGGGCGAAAGATCTTGTTTTTTCTCGTCATCGCTGCCACAGGCGGGCACAGCGGCAGACAGGCAAACGGCCCCGAGGGCCGCCGACCAAAAACGAAATGCCGATCGCGGGTACAGCTGGATCATGCCGCCAGAGTAGCGCTGGACCCCGGGCCTTGTCACTTCCCCGGCGGGGTGGGCCCTTCGTCCTCGTCGGCCTCCTCGTCAGGCGCGAGGCCAGAGTCGGACGCCTCACCTTCCCCTTCTCCTTCGACTTCAAGGGGACCCTCGAACGCGAGGGCGTCCTCGGCGGCGAACGCGCTTTCGAGGGCGTCGTCATCGGCCTCCTCGGCCGGGCTTGGGAAAGACCCCTCGGCGACGTGGTCGCGGGGCTCGCTGCCCTCGGGCCCGGCGAGCGCCTCGGCCAGGGGCAGACGTGCAAAGTGTTCGAACACCGCCTGCGCGGCTGCACGGCTCATGCCCGGGACGTCGGTCAAGGCCTCGAGCGAAGCGTCGCGGATCTTCTTGAGGCTGCCGAAATGGCGCAGCAGCGCGCGCTGCCGAGTGGCGCCGATGCCCGGAACGTCAGACAGGGACGAACGCAGGGTGCGACGTTTGCGCTGGGCGCGGTGGAACGTGACGGCGAAACGATGGGACTCGTCGCGCAGCTGTTGCAGGACGAACATCTCGGCGCTGTTGGGCCGGATCGGAATCGGATCCTTGGCGTGGGGGAGAAACACACGGTCGGGGCGTCGGCTGTCGTCGTCGCCTTCCCCCGAGATGCTGGCGCGCCCCCGGCGAGGTCTCGCGCGGGGCGCGGCTGATGTCGACGTCGCCTCGTCGGTGCGGGCCTTGGCGAGGCCCACGATCACGAGGCCCCCGCCTGCCGAGGTGTCGATCCCCACGTCGCGGGCGGCCGCCAGGGCCATCCCCAGCTGGCCCTTGCCGCCATCCACCACCAGCAGATCGGGCAAGCGCCAGGAGGATTCCTGCTCGCCCGCCTCCGCCGCTTCGCGGGCCCGCCGGAACCGGCGCGAGAGCACTTCGTACATCGATGCGAAGTCGTCGTTGCCGGCGGCGCCGGCTGCATGCTTGATCTTGAACGTGCGGTAGCGCGATTTGTCCGGTTTACCGTCGATGAATACGACCATCGAGGCCACCGCGTCCGTGCCCTGGACGTGCGAGATGTCGTAGCACTCGATGGCCCGGGGCAGCTGGGGCAAGCGCAGGCGCCTTTGCAAAAGGGCCATCGTCTCCTCGGCGTCCTTTTGGGCGTTGCGCCGGCTGGCGAAAGCCGCCGCCGCATTTTTCTGCGCGAGCGAGACGAGATCGGCCTTGGGCCCCCGCTGGGGCACGTGCAGGGTGACCCTGCGTCCGCCCCCGCCTCGCGCCAGCTCCGTGAGCCACTCACTCTTGAGCTCGGCGTCTTCGATCGAAAAAGGCAAGAGCACTTCGGAGGGGGGCGCCGGGTTCAAATCGTAGTAGAGACCGAGGAAGGTGGACAAAAGCTCGGCATCCGGAAACTCCTGCCCTGCGAACGAGAAGTTGCGTGCCCCCGACATCTGACCGCCGCGGATCGAGATCACCGCGATCTCGAGGGCCAGACCCTCGCGGTAATAACCCACGACGTCTTGATCGGCAAAATCACCCGAGACGACGCGCTGTTCTTGCAGCGTGTTCTCGAGTGCCCGAATCTGGTCCCGTACGGTGGCGGCCGCCTCGAAGTTCAGGCTCTTTGCCGCCGCCATCATGCGGGTCCGCAGCCGCTCCATCAGCTCGTCTTTTTTGCCATCGAGAAACAGGCGCACGTCGCGCACCTGCTCGGCGTACTCGTCGCGATCCACCGGCAAGACACAGGGAGCCGGGCAGCGTTTGATCTGATGCTGGAGGCAAGGGCGCCGGCGCGTCTGCAGCACGTGATCCGTGCAGGTCCGCAGCTGAAAGTGTCGGTTCACCACCCGCAGGGCGTACCGACACGATGAAGCCGAATGGTAGGGGCCAAAGTAGTGGGCGCCGTCATCCCGCAGCTGCCGGACCACCTCCAGGCGCGGCCAGGGCGCGGCCGGGTCGAGGCGCAGCACGAGGTAGTTCTTGTCGTCGCGCAGGTTCACGTTGAAGCGCGGCTTGTGCTTCTTGATGAGCGTGTTCTCGAGCAGCAGCGCTTCTTTTTCGTTGGTGGTGATCACCGTCTCGATGTCACCCACGATGCGCCCGAGCAGCGGAACGAAGTCGCGCACGTCGCCGGTGTTCGGCTGGAAGTACTGCCGCACCCGGTTGCGCAGGTTTCCCGCTTTGCCGATGTACAGGATCTTGCCTGCGTGATCCTTCATCACGTAAACCCCGGGCAGGGCGGGCAGGCGGGCGAGGATCTCGTCGAGCGAGCGCCCCCCCTCCTCGGCGGTGGCTTCGCGCAAGGTGGGGCCTTCGGGTGTTTCGGGAGGAGCTTCGGACACGCGTCTCCCCTGAGGTATATCGGATCGCAGTCCCGGAAGCCGCTCTCGGACGCGCGTCAGGGCGCGCGCTTCGCGAGGCGCAGCTCGATCGTCTGAGCCTGCTCGGCCGTGATCACGCGGTGGGCGGTCTCGTACCCCTCGGCTGTCGCGCTGAGCTCGTGCCGGGTGCTCCCGCGCGGCAGGCGCAGGGGGTTCGAGGGGGCAGGGGCTCCGTCCACGAAGAGGCGGGCCGCCCGCGGCACGAGACGTACGTCGATCAGCACGCCCTCGCCCGTTTCCACGGGCTTCCAGGTGGGGACACGTGCGACGGCCGGTGGAGGAGCCGGCGTGGCGGTTTGCCTTTGGGCGGTTTGCCCTTCGACGGCTTGCTTGAGGGCGCGGGTGACCATGCCGAAGAGGGCAATTCCTCCCAGCGCGGCCAGAGCCCATACCACCCAGGGTGTCGAAGACGGGCGGCGCGCGCGCGGCTTGGGTCGGGGCGCCCGCGGGATCGGGAGCTCGGGTGCGGCCGTGCCGGGAACGACGGCCGGGCGGTCCAGGCTGAGCTCGACCTGGGGATCCTCGGGAGGGGCGAAGGGGTCGTGTGACATCGTGTTCACCGCCCGCGGGTGGGCTCTTGCAACGTTCCCACGAACGTTTCGATTTCGGCCCGCGTGGCTTCGCCGTAAAGCGCCCCCACGAGCTTTCCGCCGGCCCCGAAAGCGAAGAGGGCGGGGATCGAGCCCTCCCACTGCGGATCCACGCTCTCGATGAAGGCGTCGGCGTTTTCGAAACGGGCGATGGCGCGCGTCAGTTGGCCCCTGGCACGCCCATCGATGACCCGCCCGACCCGCACGGCGCTGCGGGCGCTCGGATCGTCGAGGGACACGGATAAAAGTGCGATGCCGCGTGCGGGGAGACGGTCGGCGAGATCGGCCATGAGCGGCAGTTCCTCGACGCAGGGTGAACACCAGGTGGCCCAGACGTGGAGCAGAGTGAGCGTGTGGGGCGAGCGGCGGATGCGCTCGTGAATCTCGCCCACGGAGAGGATCTGGGCGGGCCCCTCGGCCCGCAACGGGTCGGCCTGCCCCGGCGCGGCAAATGCGGGACCGGAGCCTGCCGGGCGCGCCTTGACCGCCGGGGCGCAGCCCACGAGCAGCCCCAAAGCCGCCGTGCACCAAAGGCGAAGCATCGCCCCTAGTTTCGCCTGCTCAGCTCTGGTTGTCGAGCAGGCGGTGCGCTTCGGGCAGGATACCGAGCAGGGTGTCGGCGAGCGGCGCTGCCGACAGCGCGGCCCGGAGCGCCGGGGCGTCACAGCCCACCGCCTTGTTGCCCGGAAACCAGGGGTCATCCTTGCCAAGCATGTTGTAGCGGGAGCGGGCATAAGGAAGCAGGTCGAACGCCTTGACCAAGCCGAAGAGCCACACAATCTTGCGGACGTTGACACCGCCCGGCAGCTCTTCCCACTCCGGAACGCCCGCGAGGTAATCGCCCCCGAACGCATCGCCCAGGGCCCGGACCCACTGGTCCTGGAGGCGAGCCACCACGGGGGCCACCACCTTGGCGGCGTCGTCGAGGTGCGGGAGCACTGCCACGTGCGCGTCGAAGTCCTGGGGCTTGGACGCGCCGATCGACAGGGTATGCACGCGCGGATCCGACAGGCAGAAAAGATCGTTGAACTGCATCGGCGCCAGCGGGGCGCACAGCGTCTGCCAAAGCGGTCGAGGCGTATGCAAGTGCCCCCCCTTGTCCGAGGGGCTGATGATGAACACACCCATGTCCTGCGCGGCGGCGGCAGCCAGCGCGGGCTCGTTTTCTTGAAAGATGAAGTACCAGTGCAGGTTCACATAGTCGAAGCGACCGCTCTCGATTGCCTGCGTGATCACAC belongs to Myxococcales bacterium and includes:
- the uvrC gene encoding excinuclease ABC subunit UvrC, with the translated sequence MGSGRAGRNCPLRHGHPRPQASRRRANRPKANRHAGSSTGRRTCPHLEARGNGRGRADRRTSRAAGGPPLRGRSPCPLEPPAPAAREHPARAQRDSRGVRDRPPRDHGRAGSDDRAAPREARALTRVRERLPGLRSDIPQGRRVSEAPPETPEGPTLREATAEEGGRSLDEILARLPALPGVYVMKDHAGKILYIGKAGNLRNRVRQYFQPNTGDVRDFVPLLGRIVGDIETVITTNEKEALLLENTLIKKHKPRFNVNLRDDKNYLVLRLDPAAPWPRLEVVRQLRDDGAHYFGPYHSASSCRYALRVVNRHFQLRTCTDHVLQTRRRPCLQHQIKRCPAPCVLPVDRDEYAEQVRDVRLFLDGKKDELMERLRTRMMAAAKSLNFEAAATVRDQIRALENTLQEQRVVSGDFADQDVVGYYREGLALEIAVISIRGGQMSGARNFSFAGQEFPDAELLSTFLGLYYDLNPAPPSEVLLPFSIEDAELKSEWLTELARGGGGRRVTLHVPQRGPKADLVSLAQKNAAAAFASRRNAQKDAEETMALLQRRLRLPQLPRAIECYDISHVQGTDAVASMVVFIDGKPDKSRYRTFKIKHAAGAAGNDDFASMYEVLSRRFRRAREAAEAGEQESSWRLPDLLVVDGGKGQLGMALAAARDVGIDTSAGGGLVIVGLAKARTDEATSTSAAPRARPRRGRASISGEGDDDSRRPDRVFLPHAKDPIPIRPNSAEMFVLQQLRDESHRFAVTFHRAQRKRRTLRSSLSDVPGIGATRQRALLRHFGSLKKIRDASLEALTDVPGMSRAAAQAVFEHFARLPLAEALAGPEGSEPRDHVAEGSFPSPAEEADDDALESAFAAEDALAFEGPLEVEGEGEGEASDSGLAPDEEADEDEGPTPPGK
- a CDS encoding TlpA family protein disulfide reductase — protein: MLRLWCTAALGLLVGCAPAVKARPAGSGPAFAAPGQADPLRAEGPAQILSVGEIHERIRRSPHTLTLLHVWATWCSPCVEELPLMADLADRLPARGIALLSVSLDDPSARSAVRVGRVIDGRARGQLTRAIARFENADAFIESVDPQWEGSIPALFAFGAGGKLVGALYGEATRAEIETFVGTLQEPTRGR
- a CDS encoding aldo/keto reductase, with protein sequence MRYRTFGRTGLAMPVFSCGGMRFQESWVANTPVGKKSQANLLSTLQRAFALGITHFETARGYGTSEAQVGAALQSLPRDEIILQTKVAPRADPAEFERHLEESFARLGVARIDLFAFHGLNDTKTVEWTLRPGGCHEVAERFRAQGRIGHIGFSTHASCRVITQAIESGRFDYVNLHWYFIFQENEPALAAAAAQDMGVFIISPSDKGGHLHTPRPLWQTLCAPLAPMQFNDLFCLSDPRVHTLSIGASKPQDFDAHVAVLPHLDDAAKVVAPVVARLQDQWVRALGDAFGGDYLAGVPEWEELPGGVNVRKIVWLFGLVKAFDLLPYARSRYNMLGKDDPWFPGNKAVGCDAPALRAALSAAPLADTLLGILPEAHRLLDNQS